The genomic region GGGTGTATGCATCCTAAAAAATTGGTGTTGATACAGtggaagctgctgctgtatCTGATGATGGGTAGAGTCAGATCTTGGCCCAGATCAGACatataaaagtttaaatcAAGCACGCAATTAATCCTCAAACTGGCGTATAAATCGACCCCTTCCCTCTCGATTCGACGAACCTCTCTGGGCTCTGCCGATAAAACTCATGGAACGACATTGTGTGGACCGCCATTTGGCCCACAGCCTAAGCTTGCTTGGCAGAAAAAGGTGTACCCGAGTCTCACTCGAAAGCCACGGATGTCACAAAAAGGTCACCGCTAATAATATTCACAATAAGAGTTGTGTCTGCCTGTTTCTCTCGGTTCGTGGAACGTCGTTGTTGGGCTATTTATCTATCGGCGTCTAAAATAGAAAGCTCCCTCCAAGCTACTCTGTACGATCGAAGGATTACTGGTACACGAGTCAGTTAAGCTAACGAAACGAAACGGGGAACAAAAATCAATCAGGCACCTGATGTTACACAGCATTACAACGAAATGACCGAACCAGCCAATCCATTTCTTGCTCTGGTTCTTACAGAATTTTGCCGGGCCTTTTTGTCCAGGCCCTGGAATCTGCCGAAAAAAGACGTTTCGAAAAAATGCATCATCGGTAACTCTATTGACAATGTGACAAGTGAGCAAAACCTGGGGATACcaatgagagagagaatggaCCGAGAAGCGACGCCTTCAGAAAGGGTCAGGCCCGCTCGATCCCGgcgccttgggcttgataGTCTCCGCTACGAACCAGGTTAATCGACCGGGATTAAGCAAACTTTTGAACGTTGTTGACCGATGCAACCGGTCACAATCAGGCAGTGAAGAACGGGTACGATACGAAAAGACAAACATTATCGTCATGTTCAGCGAACTCTGCGCATGAATCTAGATCCTTCAATCCTTGGAAACTGCAAGACTCTCCTTCAGGACAACCCAATCGGTCAGGGATACCGACGGTCCGAAGTGAGCTGATCAAGGTCGCGACCAACCGAAGCAAAGATGGACAAATCCTCTGTTAGCGCCTGTGTCTAGCGGATATGCAGCGTGACGCTTGTCCTATTACCACCATTCAATCAACATCTGCGTCATTTATCCGACGGCCGCTCCGACTCCCGGAATATCATCGTTTTACCCCCCGGCTCCAGCTCGTATTTGGATGCGTCCATTGAATAATGCTGAGGCCAAGGTGGTGGTGTCTACATCTATCTGCGAGTGGACGTGGTCCAGAGTCTGTGGGCATATGTCCGTTGAAGAATCTGGTGCAACCTGTCTTTGAGTCACTATTTCACATCTCAGCAATATGGTGGTCATGATCATGTTGGTATTGATCTCGGCTTAAATCTCTTCGAATGTCATGATCATCAGCCAATCTCCACTATCTAACGGTGTACGAAGCCACACAAACAACTCCTCATAGCTTTGCTGATGGCCTATGTACAAGATCCAATTAAGGCATTAAACAACTAGCGTGCAAGGGAGATCTAACCTGCATCAAAACCAGGCTTTGGTCTAGCCACGCTATTGATGGTCCAGCTCGTCGATGCCGACACCCCTGGCAGAACTTCACCACCGAATGAGAAATAATACCTAGACATTTTAGCCAGCTATTGTAAAACCTGAATTGTTATCTCTCGGTCTCTCTTGATGTTCTGTGGGTCACACGACTTGATATCATCGAGCACCAGCAATAGCTTCAGGGAGCTTCCCCCGCACTTCAATCTAGCTGTCAGACTAACAGTAGTTCCCAAACTAATCTGCTTGGATGAGTTGTATTTGTTCATGACCATTCTGTTAACTGCACAAATGCGGGATGAATAAAGCATTTAAGTTCAGATCTTTGAGGCGGGCATATAGGGTTTAGCTCATAATACGTCGTTCTTCTATAGGTGGTCgggaggagaagatcatATCATCGTAACGCTCGAATTTCCACTCAACGTTCTTTATCTTAGGAGGATACATCTCTATTAGTATTTGCATATGAAAATTGACATAGAATAAATATCCCTTAGTTGATATTGAATACATAATCAAAGAAATAAACGAAAACTTTGATCTTCATGCTAAGTTAGTATCAAAGCATTAAGCACCAACCCCGAGCCCCTTTCTTCAGGGCCCATCCTCCAAGATCTTTTACAATGTGTCTATCAATCCAATGACGATATTCCCCGGCCGAGACCCGTATCTAATCCCCGTACGGCCCGGTCCGTTGGAGCGGAGGAGGACCCTGCGTCTCAGCAGTGGGGAGAAAGGATGCTACCTGGAGttcttggctttcagctGGACTCCATTTTACTCTACTCATAAATTTACGGCTCCTCTTTACGATTGTTACCCGTTTCACGGAGTGAGCACGTCTCGGGGCTGTTGAGCAAACCCTCACTGAGGCTGTCGTGGACCCATAGGCCCGGGCGACCATGTTCAAAGCCTCCTGCTCAACTTTCACAATAGCCTCTCAGCAAACAGATGGACAGTGAATATTACTATTCTGAGATCAACGACTACGATCGGGAAGCAATGGAGTAATGTCCAGACGCCAACTGGGCCAGAAATGACAGGCTACGCAGAACACATATGACTGATTTCCGCGTCATTATATTCTTTATCACATTAATCCCCACAGAAgactcctccatcttcagaCTTCAGTACATATACTGCTCGTCAAAATCCGTAAGAAGCCCATTCAGGTCCTGATTTCCTGCCATACTCGATGCCCACGCATTCAAATCCAGCCCGCCACCATAAGGCAGACCAAACATCAAATTTTGATCTGTAACGGGGTCTCTAATGCCCCAATTTGTCTGCTGTTCAGGAGACTGCTGTTCAGGAGACTGCTGTTCACTTTCTGCTTCAAGTGGAGCCGCAGGAGCCGCATCATGACTGTCGTCGACAAAATCAGATTGTCGAAGAAGACTGTGTATTGCGAGTCGCTGGCGGATATATGCATCTTTGGCGAGCTTCGAAGATTGGGCCGGATTTGGATCTGTCGTTGTTGTGATGGCGCGGTGATCCGAAGACTCAAGCCACGCCTTGTGTTGCTGTATAACTCGTTCAAGTTCTTGTCGCTATCATCATGTAAGCGATTTGAACCTCAAGAGGTCTGGGTAAGCTTACCATGGACTTCAGTTGTTCTGAGAATGCAAAATATCGTGTGACGACATCTAGACACAGCTGCGCCTTATTGATGGCCATTTGCATGGGCAGCCCAGTATTGTCCTTGCCTGTGTATGTTCCGAAGAGCACCAGCCTGGCTGCATTGGTAAGCACAGATAGCTGCTTCGAACTCAAGTATTTCATTCTCTTCCTTGTGTTGCACAAAGTCCGATAAGACTTTGACGATTTGTTCTGCGTGCGATAGGCACTTGTCTTTCATCAACCCCTTCTCGGCTGCGGAAATCCCCTCAATCATGGTGTCTGTTGTAGACTCGGGATATCCTGTGAGGAAAATTCGGTAAAGGTCGCAGTGGGTTAAGTGCCAGTTCATGTGCTAGTCAGGTGAATTAGCTACATCAGAGCGTCATGCAATAGTGCTTACCATTACAAAGTATTGTGGTGATAAATGAACGTCTTGTGTATATGAGGGTGGGTATTGATCACAAGGCGCAAGTCTGGTCCTTAAGCGAAGAAGATCATTCTGAAACTTTTCCATTGACGAAAGGAGTTCGGGGAGATTGACCTCTTTCACGTTTATTCGTCTATTGAGTCTTACAATCGCTCTTCGAATGAAAGCCACTCGAACAAACGCAGCCCGAGTTCTCAGGACCTCTGGCTCGAGCCCTTTTCCGGGCTGTAAGTATCCAGTAGGGACGTGTCGTTCTTGCTGAAAGTCAGCGTCTTGGCAGGGGAGTTGTAGATAGATCGTGTCGGCGTCGAAAAGTTCAAACTCTTTCAGACCAACGCAAAAGCTATCTTCAAGCAAGGACAGAGACCAAAATGTTCGTCTGCGAACTTCTTGTGCGACGGGACTTAACTTGGAGTGTTCATAGTTGAGGCGTATCGCTGCGGCCCATCTAGCTGCAAGTCCAGCCATTATGAATGCCCTGGGGAACTGTCCCACAGCCGCTCTATATCGTATTAGGAGGAGGGACGCCTGTATCTTGAAAATGGAAGGTTGTTCGAGCCGGTCGAGTATAAGCTGCTCAGCTTCTCCGGCCCATGCATCGCGCTCGCCTTGACATTGGTCGAAGTAGATGGCCGTGATAGAGCAAATAGCTAACTGAAGCGCTCGATCGATGGTCTTGTCGTGACATCTTTGGATGACTGTGGCTCGGTGGAGGAAGCAGAAGGCAGAAAGGGGATAGAGCCGTTCGAAGTACTGATTGACGAGCGATATTACCCCATCGTCAGGAACGAAAGGTGGGTTTTCTTCGATCGAGTCAAAGGGGATTGATTGGGAGCTTGAGGCGATACTTGGTCGTTGTTTTCTGGGTGAAATAGCAGCCTGAGATGTTGTTACGGACGCCGAGTCGTCTCGAGACGACGAAGCTTCAGTCGTTGATGACCCAGCTTTTGAGACATATGTGCACGGTCTATTTCGCCTTGTACAATTGGTGCATTTCGGAACATCGCCAGAACATCGGACCTTCATCGCCCGACATTCCTGACAGGCTTTCGCACCACGACATTTTGGCGGTATACGAGGCGCAGACTGACCGCTGGAGCCGTCCTGTTCAAAGGAACACTGAAAGTTGAGTCGCTCACAGGTACGGCATCTAGGAACTGTGCCGTCACATCGGACCTCCAGGAGTTAGTACCGACCGAGTACCGGGAAGTAAGTTTGTACATACCTTACGGACTCGACATTGGACGCAAGCCGCTTTCATTTCAGGTTTTCGCAGTGCTGGTGAAGAAtctttgaagaacttggcgaGCCGACATCCCAATAAACTGAAGGTTATGTCCAACGGCGGATATCTCTTTTCCGAAATATTGGTGCTATCGACTGTAGTGACTTAGGGCAGAAGTGTCATATCCCGCTCCGCGAAATGATAGTGCAAGGAACAAACTCCGTTCCTTCGCTAGTACACTACGATGCACCTCGGAAAGGGCCAAGTTCCGACCATCTTTCTTGGTTGCTGCTGTAGAAATTGGAAGCACGCCATTCTGTGCAAAGAAGGTAACTTGATCTCGTCAACCACGGGTGTCCAATAAAGTTATCGGGTACTCCCCGTCACATCACTTTGGCCAGCGATGGCGTGCGGGATCTCCGCAAAATGTGACACCCTGTATCCAATCATAAGATTCAATGACCGATACGCGCATTAACCATGTGTTCATGGTTGAGGTGATGTTTGCGAATCTCCGGGTTATTTCCTGCAACTCCCCGATGTTCCTTGTCAAGGCTCACGTTAAGTTGCAAGCATGATGGATGTGTAATAAAAGACCAGAGTCAGTTCTTGGTTGGTGCACCATGAAACAAACACTAGTGTTTCCCTACTTTCGAGCCGTTGAATATTCTCGGGGCACAATGGTAAGCATCGTTCAATTGCCAACTTGGGCCATGTTTTTCATCATTTGTGAAGACCATGACCGCTTCAGCAGAATTCATGCACCAGGTCGCTAGTGTTCGCAAGTTCTGCCACACCAAACGGGCTCGTGATGATCTATCTTGAGGCCCCGGACGTATAGCCAACGGGGCTCTTTGAGCTTATGCCTAAACCAGGTTGTCAAAGGAAATATCCTCAGCTACCATATCCACTGATACGTGGGAATATGGCGTGCTGGAACTGTAAATGCCCGATTAATCCACGATAGCTTGTCCAGCAATCACGAGCAGAAACCTATTTTGGCTCTTGCTTGATCACCGGCTCTCTTTTAATCTCAGTAGACCTGATGTTCTAGGCAACTAGAGTGGATTCATCTTCAGTGTCTTCTTGCTTAACCCCTCGGCCGTCCAGATCGGAACTCTGTTCGAGTGGAACTGGAAGAACTGCAAGAGAATTTCTCCCCTCAGCCCCAGCCTCGGATGAGCTCCCCTCAGTCACTGGCGCTTGTCGCGCTGAGCTATTGTCGCGGCCTACCTGACGCCTGTTTGGCTGACCCCTGTTACCTCTGCCATTGCTCCGGCCGCGAGGTTGAACGCGACTGCGATGGCGGCGACGCAAACGTAGACCATGGTTTTGGCCTGGgacttgagctgcttgatcTACCTGGCCCTGTGGGGGTGGAGGCATGTATGCAGGCACATGATGCGCATAAGGATAATATCCAAGTGACACCGCGTTTTGGTACGCCACCGGAGGAGGGTAGAAATATGGTTGCGGTGGCGTAACCCAAGGGACTTGTCCGTACACTGGGTATGCCACCACTGggggacgaggaggaggagggaaaggAACAGGCGCTTGCCCTGGGCCACCTCCATTTTGAGGATGACCCATGTTTCCCACGAAATACTGACCGCGTCCGGGTCGGGATCGGCCTCTGCGGCTGTTGCCACGAGTTTGATTGTTCATCGTTGCGCTttcagctgctgttgttTTTGGATGGGAAGCAGAAAtgttgacgacgatgaagttgaaggagaaggaaaagagagatGAAGGTGGGggaacaaaacaaaacagaagaagagcaagaggtTGCGCGCACCTGCCTGCAGGTCCTGCCACTGCCAGACACATAAGGCGGTTTACGACTGCATAAGGTACTTGAAAGCAGGCCACCAAGCAAATGACTGGCACCAATTATCGGACATGAATGTGATGATTCTGCGAGCGTCTATTTGTTACCATGATGCTCTCACGAAAAATGACAGAATACAAGACGAAGGTTGTTTCAGGAGTGGAATCCTTGATGAATCCGAAGGCAATGAACGACAGGCGGACGGATCAGGACCAATCTTGACAGCTGTAAGGTGATGGGAGGACGGGCTAACATTGCAAACTTGAAGGAGTCTGATAAAACACTGTCTAGATAAATTTGACATAGAAAGGCACTGAAAGAAATTCCAACACAACTGGAGGAGAACTAAGACACATTCGATGCCACGATGAAATTGAGGTACACAAGGTAAACTACCTAAGGTACACAGCTTCCTTGGCTATAATATCTCAAAGCTAAGCATCAGTTACaatttagttattttataaaatagaacttatatctattctttatattaattttattgtTACTACTCATATTTGTCTTAGCTTACAAGTATCTATCTAATAACCCTGCTTATGGTTTGCCTGCGGTCTCTGGCAGTTTCTGGTGCTTGTCTGTACCATAGTAGGCCTTTGTATTCTCCCAGGAAGAGGTGCGTGGGTCAACGCCTCCCAGTTTCTCAGTTTCACGACGATGCTGAACAAGGAGGAAGGGATCTTGAATGTCCCTAGATATGTAAAATCTCTTGCTATGTTGTAAACTCCACGGTAGTCCAGGGACAAACATGTCGGGATTTGCCTGCATGTAGTCAAACAGCATAGGATACCAAAATTTCCCAGCCAGAGGTGGCATATTGGCCCTGCTGAAGACCATGATATTGATCATCTCGTGTGTGTCGTTCTTTGGGAACTCAGGGCAATTCCAGGTATTGTGTTGAGAGGAGTTGCAGATGGCACAGCCACGGATGAAGCCAGTTTCATGGACTTGATGACACATGGCTACCGTGTGACCTCTGTCTTGACAATTCCCGCAGATCGTGGGGTTATTAGCTGCCTTTAGGTGAGTATTGGTGTTTCTCAGCTTGAAGTAGATATCGGGATCAGCTCGCTCGAGGGCAAGGCTGTCCCGGCCTGAGACTATTCGCTGTCGCTTTGTCGTGCAGGAAGGCATTTTGGGAGCCgtctttggtggtgctgtCGAAATTCCTGAATTCCAAGAGAGAATGATGGGCTCGCCTCGCTGGAACATGCCCTCAATTGCCTGGATGGCAGCTTCGCGGTTGGCAAAGGTTGCATGGCCCTTGGCTTTAAGTAGCCCATAGTCAACCCCCTGATTGATCGCGTTCTTCTCGTGCATGCTGCCATGGTGGTCGCCAAACACAGCTGGTTCCGCAATATGTGTCATGTTCGCCTGTTCGCCATGCTCCGTGTTGTTCTTGCGCTTAGTGCCTCTAGGGGCCTGTTCAGGGTGAACTTCTTGACTGTGACTCTCCGAATGGTTTTGAATGACTGGCTGGCCCTGATGCTGAGGGTATTTGGCGTTCAACGAGAGACGAATAGCATTCTTGACTGCCGCACTGAGTGGTTCAGCATACAGAGGCTGAGAGTGCAAAGTCACTGCAGTGAGTGGAagttgctgagaagcaagCTGATAGTAGTCATTGGACTGATAGTAGTTGTGGGCAGCTCTGCCGTATCCTTGGGGATAAAAGGCGGGCTGCTGGTATTGCCATTGCTGTTGGCCGTAGCTCGGACCTATTGTGGCATTTCTAAACCCTTGGGGCTGGCCACGACCAAGACCTCGTCCGATGTGAGGACGAACAACGTCTCGACCGCCCGCGTATGGGTATCCGCGGACGTAATCCTGATAGTTGTTGAAGGGCATCATTCTTCTGTCgatgtgttgttgatgttaCCAGtatttgttgatgttgtcagtagttgttgatgttgtctgtATTCGGTGACGTTAAGTGTGATGGAAGTGAgaagtgaagaggagaggagacaGAAACACAGAAGAGAATACATTGTCCATGGAGATATTAGATGCATGGCATGGACGTTCGTGTGAACGTCCTTTGCCAGTGTCAATACAGAGTCCTCCTGCCACTCCCAGATGTCAACTCACGCTCCGTCCAGTCAACGTCTTCTTACACCCTGTTCTACACAGGTGGTTTCCCCTTCGTGTCCCGACTCCCATTCCCAGTGGCATCTACTAGGACAACTGTCTCCAAAAGCATTTGCCGCACTGCATCTGCTATATTCGCAAACATGAGCCTGATCATCACATACCATGTGACACTCATCGAAAACACACCAGATGCATCACAACGTCCAGTCAAATTCACACGGGCAGAGAATTATACGTCTATTACCCGCCTGTGTTTTTACACCGCCGAATGATACTAGTCTCCTAGGTCATGAAAGGCGGCTCGCTGGGTGGGCGTGAATCGGAGTCACGTTTGTGGTCGGTCATGCGTCTTCTCTCGACGTTGAGGAATGCGTTCCTATAGAGTTCTGCGACTTCTATACTTGACGGGTACGTATGGGTAGTGCCACTGCTTTTCTGGTAGAGTGCGTAGTGAGCTTCACAAGACATCCACGTCTTTGACTCGTCAAGCCCCATACTCACAGCGTCGAGATCATCCGTAGTGACGTGATAGTAACGCGAGGTTGGATTCGCCAGGCGAGCTTCGGTGTCCAGGTGAGCTTTGGTGTTATCTGCTATGCAGGGCAACAAGTCGGCCTCCGTTATGATGGTCTCGCCGGCATTGTAACGTCGCTTCAAGAGCCTTCCCAAGGTCCTTTTCAAAGGTTCCTCTTGCCTTGGAGTGATGGGGCATCCTATCAATCGGAGTAACTTGGCATCATCCTCGGAGGGAGGCTGGCGATCGTCAGTTTGACATTTGATTGCCCATTTTACCGCGAATAGCATGAACTCATGTCCTTTTTTGCGTCGTCTCCATATAGGGTGTGATATGATTTGAGTCAATCTGTGGCAGAACGAAGGTGACCAAATCGGGTTGGGATACGGTGCATTTCCGACATTTAATACGAACCCGAACTTGTTCCCAGTGACCTTGAACTCGTCATCATTCAGTGTCCAGAGGGTCACAGGGTCTACTCCGAATATATAGAGGGAGATCTTGAACATGGTGACAAGATGTTGGGTATCTGGGGAGGTCCAGAACCGTCTCGTGATTGCTCTCTCATACACTGTTCCTCTCCAGTACTGACTGAGAAATAACTTTCATCGGCATGGCTCCAATCTTCGTTGTATATAGGATTGGGGCATCCGTGCTCGCCTTGGGCTTCATACGTCTCCTTTGTCAGACCTGGGCTATTTGAAGTTTTTCCTGCACCAACTGCCGGTGCCCGCTGTGATTCACATCTTACACTCGGGCCAATTAATGTACACTTACGCCGTATTGCACTGCAGTTATACTTGAAGATTGCAAGGTTTCattaattactacttatcATAATCGTCAAACAAGAACTATCACCCCTTTTATAAGACATTATCTCCTAAACCCAGTAGTGCCATGCTCAATACACATCCTCTCCCCCATAGGCGTATGAATAGGTCCATACGTCCAACTTCCTCCAAGTCCCTGAACAGCCTCTTTGCGTTTCCTTGCACTCATAGCTGCGACACCCTCAAGACCTCTCACCCACGGTGCGTCAGCGACATACCAAAGTGCACCCGCCAGACTCCGTGGATCGACGGGCAAGTCAGGCCACTTGACCAACAAACTCGACAGCATGGCAAtgaccatgatgagaagaatacCAATGCTCAGACGGGAGCATATCTCGTGGGCTTCACTCGTCTGTGTGAGACTGTATGGTACGTTGGCGAGCAGAATCGGGAGAAACTGAGCGAGGAGGGTGGTGAAGGCTGTGAAGAATAGGAGAGGGTCGCGGATTCGGAGGGCGACGAAGAAGCCGGAAACTGGGTTTGTTGCTGGTGTCATGAGGACTGACCGTGTAGGAACTTGAGGGTCTTCAGCCATTCGACGATAGGGTGTAATAACAGCGACACCTGAACAGTTAGTATGTGTATCAAAAAGGGGGTCAAGGGTACTCACTGGTGAAAAGGAACTCCCAGCAAAAGACAACAATAACACCCAGTGCGGAACAAACAAATCGTACACCAAAGTCTTGACTCTCCATGAGTTTCTTCATGTTCTTGGGTAAGTGGCTAAACGTATCAACAAAGTGATAATAGCTGATGAACCCAAGCAGACAGATAAGAAACACTAGGAATGTGAAGCGATACCAGAAACTCAAAGCCATGAAAGTCTGCGGCGCTCGACGACGAGTTTGAGGTCGATACGCCATGCCCTCTTCATAAGGCGTGTTACCATAGGGGGCGATGATATCACGATTGGcatcatcaacgacaacaagACCGTACTCATCTCTCCCCTCTTGGTTCCGGAACCACCCCATAGCGAACCTCTTTTCAGTAACAGCGCCCTTCAATTCTTTCCAATCTTGAGCTCCCATCGATCGAATCTCGGGGTTACGAGCAACAAGCGCCGCCGTGTTAGCAGCACACCAGGGATTCGCAAACACACCAGTTCGCCAATGTCGACTGATAACACTGAGTGTGAACATGAGCAGAATGGCGATTGCGCCGAGAAGACCGACGAGAGCGTAGGCAGCTGTGTTGGAAACACCAAGTTCGAGAGCACACCCGTCGATAGCGCCCTTTTTGCAGCTTCCATAGATCTTGAGACCAACGGCTTCACTGGATAACGGCGCCGCGATACTAGATGCCCAAAGAGCAAGTGCTGTGAGAAATGGAAGAGGTTGGTTGTTGAATAACAGCTTGAACGGGAGATAGATactcatccatccatcaaaaCTCAACAACAAAGCCTCACGACCCAGAGCACCACCCTGCCTTGTCAACGCAGCAAAAGGCTGGTATTGCTGCGCCGACTGATTCAATGCCCGAATCCCCATTGCAAGCAGAACAGCAACAATAGGCGGTAAGAACTTTCCAATGAAGTATCCAGAATGCGTAAGCGTATGCGTCGTAGCCTCAACAACAATCTTGGTATCCCCAGTCGGCGTCTCAACATCCGTGACAACAACCTTTGTCGGCGGCACAGTCGTAACACGCGTGGTCCCGATCGGTGTAGAAACAGACGTTATAACCTGTCCATCCGCCAGAGTCTGAACCATAGTAACAGGCGGAGGCGCATCAACTACTGTCTTGACCGTAGCAGCGACTTCACTTGTTCTAACCCTCGTAACAGGTGGTTTCGCAACTTTTCCTTCTGAATCTATTGTGAGAACGGAGTAGATCGTCGTTGTTCCAACAGAAGCGTAAACAATAGGTGGACCAGTTCGTGTCGTTTCTCGAACGGTTGTTCGAACGGCGCCGTTTTCTTTCACGGTGATGAGGGTTTTTGTTTGGCCGGGTTGGACGACTGTTGTAGGCTGCCACTCTTCAGGGGGGACTGACTCTTCGGGGATGTAGGATGTGAAAGTAGATGCTGCTTCGGTGATGGTTTCGGTGAGGGTGGTTTCGCCGGTTTCTGTGATCGTCTCTGTTGTTTCTGAGACTTCAATTGAGCCTGGTTCTGTGACCATTGTTGTAAAGACTGATTCAACGAGGGCTGTTGTCAAACTTCCTCCTTCGACATCACCAGTTGCAGTAGGTATGCCATCTGTAGGGACAGGCTCTGGCTCAGGCTCTGAGGCTTGAGATTCTTCAGTTCCGGTGTCGGCTGTTGGCTCGGGCTGCGATGGTTCGCTCGCGACATCTTGTCTCTTCATGTAGAAGAGGTCATCGTTTGTGATTCTGAACGAACGACTCTCTAGAGTCGCTGTTTTATCATCGCCATTCAACGTGCGTGTAGCATAGATGATCAATCCCATAAGACCCAACAACACAAGGATCAACGCGCTGATGAAAGGCCATCGTAGAGGAATTGGTCGGTAATCGGGTCTCTCTCGCTCCCGCTTCTCAGATTGTCCCACATCTGTCTCGACAGGATAAACCTCCTGTGCAGTCACAGGTTTGTACTCATACGTAGtctgctgttgttgcggttgttgctgctgatatGGCTGATAATGTTGATACGGCTCATTCTGCATATACGGCGGTTGATACATCTTGACGACCGCAAAGTTTGTGTATCCAAATTGAGTCGCGTGAAAGGAAAGGAGGCTTTATTAAACTACCACAACCGCCAACGCCCAAGCCCCCCGGCTCTTCAACTCTCCGAATGCCACGGGGCATTCATCGTGTCATTGCAGCTCCATCATTGGCCTCGCCCTCAACGGCATAACAACCTAAACGTAAAATCCAGGCGTGGCGTCTCCCTGGAAGACAAGGACAGCTGAGCTATTGAGAAATGCGAGGTTGCTATTGGATCAACAGGCGAGTGGTGTTGTAGGGCTGAGAGTTAGAGGTCTCAAAGAGGGAAtgccaaggctgagctgGAGTCTAGACCATTTAAGCTTATCGAAATTTGGGTAAAGCCATCATGTGTCATTTACACTGAGCAGAATATTCGGCAGTTAGCCTTGCACTATTTCGCATGTGAGTTTGGTAAGAATGTTTAATTATTCGTATCTATGACAAGGCAGATTCCAACGCCTCGTATCCAAAAACCAGTGTATCCAAACGCCATTCCAATTATACCAAAACTACCAGCCGAGAACGTTGAACAGACTTGTTCGGGGATCGGGAACAGAGCCGTTAAAGGTCTTTGCACGAACAGATTCGCTCTTTGTGGTGTTGTATTGGCTGAAGTAGCGATCGAATGTTCGGGATTGGTTTGTGAGTTGTGAGCGAACGTAGCCGCCGACAACAGAGATGCTTCCAACAGCGATGAGAACAGGAAGGACCCTGAAGTTATTTG from Fusarium fujikuroi IMI 58289 draft genome, chromosome FFUJ_chr04 harbors:
- a CDS encoding related to nitrate assimilation regulatory protein nirA, with amino-acid sequence MKAACVQCRVRKVRCDGTVPRCRTCERLNFQCSFEQDGSSGQSAPRIPPKCRGAKACQECRAMKVRCSGDVPKCTNCTRRNRPCTYVSKAGSSTTEASSSRDDSASVTTSQAAISPRKQRPSIASSSQSIPFDSIEENPPFVPDDGVISLVNQYFERLYPLSAFCFLHRATVIQRCHDKTIDRALQLAICSITAIYFDQCQGERDAWAGEAEQLILDRLEQPSIFKIQASLLLIRYRAAVGQFPRAFIMAGLAARWAAAIRLNYEHSKLSPVAQEVRRRTFWSLSLLEDSFCVGLKEFELFDADTIYLQLPCQDADFQQERHVPTGYLQPGKGLEPEVLRTRAAFVRVAFIRRAIVRLNRRINVKEVNLPELLSSMEKFQNDLLRLRTRLAPCDQYPPSYTQDVHLSPQYFVMHMNWHLTHCDLYRIFLTGYPESTTDTMIEGISAAEKGLMKDKCLSHAEQIVKVLSDFVQHKEENEILELVLFGTYTGKDNTGLPMQMAINKAQLCLDVVTRYFAFSEQLKSMRQELERVIQQHKAWLESSDHRAITTTTDPNPAQSSKLAKDAYIRQRLAIHSLLRQSDFVDDSHDAAPAAPLEAESEQQSPEQQSPEQQTNWGIRDPVTDQNLMFGLPYGGGLDLNAWASSMAGNQDLNGLLTDFDEQYMY